In one Brienomyrus brachyistius isolate T26 chromosome 7, BBRACH_0.4, whole genome shotgun sequence genomic region, the following are encoded:
- the LOC125745850 gene encoding proteinase-activated receptor 2-like has translation MIIRDQSPSFCNVCPLTRVPFSDSKHQVIHLPTLRRRMYTSKQLLQVTLLLWTHFSVAKKGFRSFEGQPAGNLTSVSDQAVVILTSKLTTVFLPVVYIIVFAVGLPTNAMAIWVFIFRTKKKHPAAIFMANLALSDLLFVIWIPLKISYHLKGNNWVYGEELCKVLVGFFYGNMYCSVMFITCISVQRYFAVVYPLSVHTKNSQIGFAVSITVWVVIWLVTIPLYVYDQAVELNNPRITTCHDVTKLQDTMIASGFFLSMGIFAFAIPTVVCTVAYVLMVQALRNSTTLENIKKKRRKSVCLIVVILVIFLVCFAPSNIMLLIHYGLRLKGQESNTYGFYISTLCLASLNSCLDPFIYYFISEEFRNHVKNTLVCRSVRTVERMRVSFSPLKNSNKSNTDTSGSAHTQSSSS, from the exons ATGATTATCCGTGACCAGTCTCCCAGTTTCTGTAATGTGTGTCCTCTTACAAGAGTCCCATTTTCCGACAGCAAACACCAGGTGATACACCTACCTACTTTACGAAGAAGGATGTATACATCTAAACAGCTACTTCAAGTAACTTTGTTACTCTGGACACATTTTTCTGTGGCTAAGAAAG GTTTTCGATCATTTGAAGGTCAACCCGCTGGGAACCTGACTTCAGTCTCTGATCAAGCAGTGGTAATACTAACAAGTAAACTGACCACAGTCTTCCTTCCGGTTGTCTACATCATCGTGTTTGCAGTGGGCTTACCAACCAATGCAATGGCGATTTGGGTGTTTATCTTCAGAACAAAGAAGAAGCACCCTGCTGCTATCTTCATGGCCAACCTGGCTCTGTCTGACCTACTGTTTGTCATCTGGATCCCTCTAAAAATTTCCTACCACTTAAAAGGCAATAACTGGGTCTATGGAGAAGAGCTTTGTAAAGTGCTGGTGGGTTTCTTCTATGGGAACATGTACTGTTCAGTAATGTTCATTACCTGCATCAGTGTGCAGCGGTATTTTGCTGTTGTCTATCCCTTGTCTGTTCACACTAAGAACAGTCAGATTGGATTTGCCGTATCAATTACAGTTTGGGTTGTAATTTGGTTGGTTACAATTCCACTGTATGTCTATgaccaagctgtggagctcaaTAACCCTAGAATCACCACCTGCCATGACGTCACCAAACTTCAAGACACAATGATTGCAAGTGGATTCTTCCTGTCCATGGGAATATTTGCATTTGCCATTCCAACAGTAGTCTGCACCGTTGCTTATGTTTTAATGGTTCAGGCTCTGAGGAATTCCACAACTCTTGAAAATATCAAGAAGAAGCGCAGAAAATCTGTCTGCCTCATTGTGGTCATTCTTGTCATATTTTTGGTGTGCTTTGCCCCCAGCAACATCATGTTGCTCATCCATTATGGGCTTCGCTTAAAAGGCCAGGAAAGTAACACCTATGGCTTCTATATCAGCACACTGTGTTTAGCCAGCCTGAATAGCTGTTTAGACCCCTTTATTTACTACTTCATTTCTGAGGAGTTCCGGAACCACGTGAAGAACACGCTGGTCTGCAGAAGTGTGAGGACAGTGGAGAGAATGAGGGTTTCCTTCTCTCCTTTAAAGAATTCAAACAAGAGCAACACAGACACCTCAGGATCTGCCCACACGCAGAGCAGTAGTTCCTGA